CTGATTTGTCAAGACTGACCTTACGCGGTGCCTGCTTTTTAAAATCTTGAAAACTCGGTTGGGGACTGGCTTCTGGTGGAGGTGCCATTTTAGCTAGTTGCTCCATGGCTTCTAGGGTTTCCTGACTCGCTTTTTGAAGGAGTTCTTCATTCTGAGCATGAAATTCCTCAACTTGGGCCTTGGTCATTTCCTCACATACTTGAATGTCAACCGCCACTTTCCCAAAGCCAAATCGAGCGAATTGCTCTACCAAATTCGGCAAATGATTCTTTCTGAAATGCGGGGTATCTACAGAAGCTGGACCTTTTATCCACAAAACACCGTCACGAAACTCGACAGGCAAGGATTGAAAAATCGAGCGAAATCCCGCACTTTGACACAACTCCTCAGTAAAGGCTTCTTGGTAGTAATCCTGCACTAAGGCTGGTTCCAAACTTTCTTGATCGGTGACCAAGCGAAAACGAGCCTGATTGCCTGTTTTTTGAAACTCATTGAGAAGCTTGGCCTTAAACAATTGATAATGAGGCAAGGGCAGGGGTTGGGCAAATCGAAAGGTAAAGTCCCAGACCTTGCTCTTTTTATGCACCAAGACCTGCTCAATCTTGGCACCTGAAAAGGCGCTTGATTCTTTCAACTCAAGCGGTAGACCAATTTGATTTAATAGCAATTGAAAGGTATCTGTCATTCTCTTATCCCTTGTCTTTCTATTCCCTCTATTTTACCACAAGTTCCCTGATTTTTCGAAAAGTTCCTGGCCATCTTTTGTCTTCGTCAAGTCCTTCCTTCGTTCTAATCGCTTAGGATTAAGCTGAGTAAAAAGCTCCTCTAACTTTTCAACCGTCCAAATATCCGCAGCCGAAATAAGATTCCCAGCCTCATCCCTATATGAAATCGTTCTATTAGTCATTGATCGCATCCTCCTTTAACCATTTAACTTAATCCTAGTATATAAAAATGAATGGACAGATAGCGTCCATTCATTTGCTTATTGATAATAACTTCTCATTTTTTCCAATTCGCATGCAAACGAATCTCGTAACTTTTGAGGAGCTAGAATTTTTAGATGAGCTCCCTGCCCCCTCAGCCATTTTTCCAGTCCCCAGGTCCACTGGCACTCAATCTCAAAAATTGCTCTATTCCCTTCTTTTTGTATCAGTTTTGCTTTAGGAAATTGATCAAACACCACATCTAGGTAAGAAGAAAACTCTAGCCGCATACGGATCATCTCCCCTTCAGAAGCATCTACCTTAAAAGAACGAACATCCCCATCTCGATAACGGTTACTATACTCTAACTTGGGAACTTTTACAGAAGAATAAGACAGTTGTTGAATACGGTCAACTCGCAAGGTTATATATTCTTCATACTTCGAATGATATACAACAACATAGAAATAAAATAAGTCAAAAAAGATAGAGATAGGCAAGACGTCATAGTTTTTCACTTTTGTAGCCTCAGGCAATCGATAACGAATCGTAAGAACTTTCTGTTCACGAATAGCTGTTGACAGCAACCAAATTGTTTCAATTTTATCTACCTGACAATATGGACCACTATAGTTTAGCCACTCACTGTTGACAATTTGCCTTACTTCTTTTTGCCCCTCTTTGTCCAATAAATTGAGTAGACTCTCTACCAGTTTCTGCGTTTCATTACGATTTAAGGAGCGACTCTCAAGAAGAATTTTGATTAAAACCAATATATCTGGTTTCCCAAAACGATTGGCCTTTTGTAAATAACGCTGATGAGTTGCTTGATGATACGCTAAGGATATCCCCTGATTTGAATGACATTCGAGAATATACGTCAAAAGCGAAAAATCTCTCTGAGCAGTCTTTTCACTAACGTGATAGTCGAAAGCTAGTTGCTTTTTGCTGAGATACTCGCCAGCTTGTAGACGGAAAAAAATATCAAAAAGTCGTTCAACATCATTCATCTCATTATTCCTCTATCATTGAAATAAAGATTTGGCCCACGATTCGGATAAGAGAGTTTCCTTTAATACTTTTTCTTGCCATATACCTGTGTAAGAAATCCCTCCATCCTTAGCGGAATTTTTATGATTTCCACACATATTCTCTGGAAATAAGGCTGGAATCTCTTTCCAAATACTTCTAGTTGCTCCATCTTTTGTTAAAACTCGATTTTCAGCATAATCAAACACCCCATATCCTTTGCGTTCAGTATGAAAATCAAGTTTTTCTTTAGGTAGATATAAAACATTTGTAGACTGACTAGCTCGTTCCTCAAGAGCATGGGGATGAAAACTATATTGCTCTTGAATTCTTTCTTTTTGATTAACAACCTCACCTACTTGTAAATAGCCATAGATGATATTAAGATCAGGCGAACCCGTTTTATAGCGGAGAGTACCTGCAAAAAGATTCCCTTCAGTCTGTCTAAACCAACCAAAGAATAGAAATAAATCTCCTACTCCCACTCCTTGATTTCGTAATAAGCCTTGAGCAGCATTTATCTGACCAAAACCAGCTTGCCAATTCGCAACAGGCTTACACCGCACATTTGCCCGAATATCTGGATCTAAGTGACAGTTAAAATGATGTTCTTTTCGATCCCCACCACTCAACTGTTTTAAAATATCTGCATAACTCACACCTTCATACTGTAAATCATCAAAGGTTAGGATATCCATTTTGGCTGGAATAGGAAAAGATAAGAGCGTTCCATCTGGTAAGATAGGACTCGGTAATTTACCATTGGAGCTATCAAATCCTTTTCTTGATAAAATCACTTTCATCCTCTACTCTCCTTTATTTCTATAGTATAATAAGGTAAATCCTTAACACTTTCCATTGAACTAAATAACTGCTGAATCACTTGCACTAATTCTGCCGTTTCTTGCGGACGTTCTGTTGAATGGTAAAATCCGTTCTTAGCATTCCATCTTGGAAAACGTTTTCCACTTAACATTGCTCGGCTTCCTGAAGGAAACAATTCAACAATCTCTTGGGGTAATTCAACAGCAGAGCGACCGAAATAGCGAAACTGTTTAGAAAGTATCATCGGCTCCTGTAAAACCTTAGAATCCCATAGGTCATATCGATCCATTTCCCAATGATAAGTATAAGCATCTCGTCTATTTTTAGATAAATCTGATGCCAGATACTCTCCTCTGGAAATGACATCACAAATCTTAGCTACAAATACTAAACGATTCCGATGAGGGGTAATAAAACCTTTTCCTTCCTCATCACACTTCCTTCCGCAATCATCTGAATAACCAGCAACTGCCATCATATAAGCATCTACCTCGCCGTTTCGAATCTTATGAACCCAATGCTTATTGACATTCAGACGAATGGCTTTCATACAGCCACCTTCCGTCAGCAAATCAGGGGTAGCTTGATAATGTTGCGTAAAGACACAAGGGTTGATACCATAATCATGCGTCATACGGTAGCAATAAATAATAACTTCCTTTTCCATCACTTCTCCTTACATAGC
Above is a window of Streptococcus sp. zg-86 DNA encoding:
- a CDS encoding helix-turn-helix transcriptional regulator; the encoded protein is MNDVERLFDIFFRLQAGEYLSKKQLAFDYHVSEKTAQRDFSLLTYILECHSNQGISLAYHQATHQRYLQKANRFGKPDILVLIKILLESRSLNRNETQKLVESLLNLLDKEGQKEVRQIVNSEWLNYSGPYCQVDKIETIWLLSTAIREQKVLTIRYRLPEATKVKNYDVLPISIFFDLFYFYVVVYHSKYEEYITLRVDRIQQLSYSSVKVPKLEYSNRYRDGDVRSFKVDASEGEMIRMRLEFSSYLDVVFDQFPKAKLIQKEGNRAIFEIECQWTWGLEKWLRGQGAHLKILAPQKLRDSFACELEKMRSYYQ
- a CDS encoding Nmad3 family putative nucleotide modification protein, coding for MKVILSRKGFDSSNGKLPSPILPDGTLLSFPIPAKMDILTFDDLQYEGVSYADILKQLSGGDRKEHHFNCHLDPDIRANVRCKPVANWQAGFGQINAAQGLLRNQGVGVGDLFLFFGWFRQTEGNLFAGTLRYKTGSPDLNIIYGYLQVGEVVNQKERIQEQYSFHPHALEERASQSTNVLYLPKEKLDFHTERKGYGVFDYAENRVLTKDGATRSIWKEIPALFPENMCGNHKNSAKDGGISYTGIWQEKVLKETLLSESWAKSLFQ